In the bacterium genome, GTCTCAGCAGAGAAGATAAAATTTATCCATAGTCTAGATGAATGTATAAAAATGGCAGAGGCTAATAGTTTGATAATAAAGAAGAGTCGAAAAGATTTGATATCTGTTCAATATGGATATGCAAAAGCTTTAAAAGATTTATGGGGTATCAAAGTAGACCTTAATCTTACCCCGAAAAGCTATAAATTCTTTGATGAGCCAATAATTATACCGCAGGAAGTTGAAATAAGTGAAGCAGAAGCCAGTAAATATAAAAATTCTCATGCCTGGAGAGCAGGAGTGCCAGTTACAAAACTTTTTCTTACCGGAGCCAGAGTTACTCTGGAGACAAAAATAGATAAAGATGTCTTAAAAGGTGAGTTGGAGGGAAAAGATGCCTCTTATGAATCTTTTCAAAAGCCAAATATTGAATTTAAACTTGATCAACCTTTTTTTGTTTTTAAAAAAAATCCCTATCAGCGGATTCTCAAGAATATAGTATTCACTCTAGAAATAGCAAAGGAAACATTTAATTCTGCCAGAGAAAATCTCGTCTATCAGATAAAGAATGTATATTTTAGCTGCCTTTTAATAAATGAAAAGGTAAAAATCCAAAAGGAAGTAGTTGAACAGGCCAAAACTCTATATAACATCGTACATGCAAAGTTAAAAGCAGGGAGAATTTCTGAAATAGACCTTATACAGGCAGAAATTCAATTAGAGAAAGCCAAAGAATCTCTTTTAGGGACAATAGATGATTATGAGATAGAATGTAAGAAACTTAAAAGTATCATCGGTTTGCCTCAAGAAATAAAGATAGAATTGATAGATGAGTTAGACTATAAAGTTCAAAAAGTAAACTTTGATGAAGTTCTTTTATCAGCATTAAATACATCCAGTATAATAAAGGAAATGGAAAGAAAACTCAAAATAGATGAGATGAATTTAGAAAAGGTAAAAGAGAAAGATAAACCTGAAATCGGCTTGATTATAGATTATGGGTATCAAGACAAAAGAATAGAGGGAACAATGTACGATTCTACTCTTGTCAATACCAAAGAAAGTAATCGATGGGATGTAAGATTGAATTTTAATTGGCCTATTTATGATAGTGGAGTGGTAAAGGCAGAAGTAAAAGAATATGAAACAAAAGTAGAAGCAGAAAGATTAGATATTCTAATACAAAAGGAAAAGATAAGAATAGATTTTCAAGAAACATTAAATAAAATAAAGATGGCAGAACGGCAGATTGCTTCGTTAGATAAAATGATAAAGCAAGCAGAATCCCTTGTCCATATTGCTAATATTCGATATAGAGAAGGAATAGGGCTTATCACAGAAGTCATTCAGGCACAAAAGGTAATCGCTGATTTGAAATTTAAGAAAAAAGAATCAATTTTTAACCTTATGCTTGCTATGGCAGCGTTAGAGAAGTTAAAAGTGAGTGGAGAGAGGTAAGAAGAACTTTATAAAGGTAGGGAAAATGGGGAAGAACCGATTTTTCAAAAGCATCTTCACAATTAGTGTGTGTGCTATATTTGTATCATTAGTTCTTATTTTGGCAGGTAAATTTTATTGGGATAAACAACATCCTTCAATTAAAAAAGTTAGAACTACCCTTGTGGAATATAAAAGGATGAATGTAGGCGTCTTCTCTACAGGAATAATTGAACCTATGGAAAAAGTAAAAGTTAGAGCAAAAATCGGAGGTATTTTAAGGGATGTAAAAGGACAAGTGGGGGAAAGGATAAAGAAAGGTATGTGCTGGGGAACAATAGATACTCCTGAGGTTGTTCAAAATCTCCAAAACATAGAGAGGTTGCAGGTAGAACTTCAACAGGTGGATATTGATTGCCAAAATGCTCTAAGAAAATGGACTCGTCTAAAAGAGCTCTATCTTGAGAAAGCAGTAAGCAAAGAAATGGTAGAAACAGCAGAAGTTGAATATAATAAAGCGGTTGTATCTGCAAAATTTCTCGAGCAACAATTAAAGATTGAAGAAAAGAAAAAAAGACAACTTCAGATACAAACTAAAATCACCTCTCCTATTTCAGGAGTAATCATGGAACAGGATATAGAAGGAGAAATGATGGTAACTTGTGGAACTATTTTATTTACTGTCGCTAACTTAAATGAGTTAGTAGTAAAATGCAATATCCCGGAAATTGATATTGGAAAGATAACAAAAGGTATGATAGCTAAAATTACTACTGACACCTTGCCTGGAAAAGAGTTTCATGGAAAAGTAATTAAGATTTCTCCATTTCCAATAAAAGATAGTAATCTCTCACTTTTTGAAGTAGTTATTTTAATAAAAAAGCCGTTTCATGGGTTACAAATTGGCAGGAGTGTTAATGTAGAAATGTTTTCTACTATCGTTGAGAAATCACTTGTTGTGCCTATTGAAGCTGTGGTCATTAAGGAGAATAAAAAAATACTATTTGTAGTGAAAGATGGGATAGTTTGGGAAAAAGAAATCACAGTGGGAAGAGTAGGGGTTGAGAATAAGGATATTGAGGTTAGCAGTGGTTTAAAAGAAGGGGAAGAAGTATGTATATCACCAGATGAAGATCTGGTAGAAGGGATGGTAGTTAAGTCTATAAGAGTTAGTGGGAGGTAAAAGTTAAATGATTATTACAATGAATGATATAACTAGAGTTTATACTCTTAAGAGGGTAGAAATTCATGCTTTGCGAGGGGTATCCCTTTCTATACAAAAAGGAGAATTTGTTGTCATAATTGGTCCTTCTGGCTCTGGAAAATCAACTATTATGCATATCATTGGATGCCTTGATAGACCTACTTCAGGTATATATAAACTGGAAAATATAGAAATTGCCGGGTTGAGTGATAACGAGTTATCGGAAATAAGAAATAAAAAAATAGGTTTTGTCTTCCAAACTTTCAACCTTATACCTCGAATGAGTGTATTAAAAAATGTAGCACTCCCCATGATATATGGTGGAGTAACAACCAAAGAAAGGTATAAAAAAACTATGGAAGTAATTTCGCAAATAGGATTATCTCATAGAGTAGCTCATCGACCTTCCGAACTTTCTGGAGGAGAACAGCAGCGTGTAGCTATTGCCAGAGCATTAGTTAATAATCCTTCTCTACTTCTGGCTGACGAGCCTACAGGGAATTTGGATAGTCAAACAGGGGAGGAAATTATGAAGATATTTCAGGAATTAAATCAAAGTGGAGTAACAATTATTTTGGTAACTCATGAGGAGAAAGTAGCTAAATATGCTACAAGAATTATTTCTCTTCGAGATGGAATGATCTTATCAGATAGGAAGAATGTCTAAGTGCGTTTAATTATTCTTATAGGAATTATCATAGGGGGATGTATCTTCTCCCCTTTTATTTTTTTGAAGACATTATGGAATGTGAGTGTGGTTCTTATATCTATCCAATCAACATGGCTTTGTTTTTATACTATCGTTGCTTTATTATTATTTAAAAAACAGACCTCTGTTTCTTCAGAAGATTCTTTTCAGCCCAAAATTTCAGTGATAATTCCGGTTCATAATGAAGAAAAAGTGATCACATCTACAATTAATTCAATATTAAGAAGTAATTATCCGAGAGAAAAACTTGAAATAATAGTAGTAAATGATGCCTCTACTGATGGAACAAAAGAAATTTGTGAAGAGCTTGTAAGAAAAGGAATAATAAGCTTGATAAATCGCTCTTCTTTTGCTGAAAGAGGAAAAGCTGTCTCGCTAAATGAAGCATTAACAACAATAAAAGATGAAATTATCTGTCTTATAGATGCAGATAATGAAG is a window encoding:
- a CDS encoding ABC transporter ATP-binding protein, with the translated sequence MIITMNDITRVYTLKRVEIHALRGVSLSIQKGEFVVIIGPSGSGKSTIMHIIGCLDRPTSGIYKLENIEIAGLSDNELSEIRNKKIGFVFQTFNLIPRMSVLKNVALPMIYGGVTTKERYKKTMEVISQIGLSHRVAHRPSELSGGEQQRVAIARALVNNPSLLLADEPTGNLDSQTGEEIMKIFQELNQSGVTIILVTHEEKVAKYATRIISLRDGMILSDRKNV
- a CDS encoding TolC family protein: MIKLRLEILMQEIRKKMGNNITFTSKVIIINWVFLSISFSFVSAEKIKFIHSLDECIKMAEANSLIIKKSRKDLISVQYGYAKALKDLWGIKVDLNLTPKSYKFFDEPIIIPQEVEISEAEASKYKNSHAWRAGVPVTKLFLTGARVTLETKIDKDVLKGELEGKDASYESFQKPNIEFKLDQPFFVFKKNPYQRILKNIVFTLEIAKETFNSARENLVYQIKNVYFSCLLINEKVKIQKEVVEQAKTLYNIVHAKLKAGRISEIDLIQAEIQLEKAKESLLGTIDDYEIECKKLKSIIGLPQEIKIELIDELDYKVQKVNFDEVLLSALNTSSIIKEMERKLKIDEMNLEKVKEKDKPEIGLIIDYGYQDKRIEGTMYDSTLVNTKESNRWDVRLNFNWPIYDSGVVKAEVKEYETKVEAERLDILIQKEKIRIDFQETLNKIKMAERQIASLDKMIKQAESLVHIANIRYREGIGLITEVIQAQKVIADLKFKKKESIFNLMLAMAALEKLKVSGER
- a CDS encoding efflux RND transporter periplasmic adaptor subunit; protein product: MGKNRFFKSIFTISVCAIFVSLVLILAGKFYWDKQHPSIKKVRTTLVEYKRMNVGVFSTGIIEPMEKVKVRAKIGGILRDVKGQVGERIKKGMCWGTIDTPEVVQNLQNIERLQVELQQVDIDCQNALRKWTRLKELYLEKAVSKEMVETAEVEYNKAVVSAKFLEQQLKIEEKKKRQLQIQTKITSPISGVIMEQDIEGEMMVTCGTILFTVANLNELVVKCNIPEIDIGKITKGMIAKITTDTLPGKEFHGKVIKISPFPIKDSNLSLFEVVILIKKPFHGLQIGRSVNVEMFSTIVEKSLVVPIEAVVIKENKKILFVVKDGIVWEKEITVGRVGVENKDIEVSSGLKEGEEVCISPDEDLVEGMVVKSIRVSGR